From Brassica oleracea var. oleracea cultivar TO1000 chromosome C3, BOL, whole genome shotgun sequence, a single genomic window includes:
- the LOC106331582 gene encoding 40S ribosomal protein S5-1-like, which translates to MAAAVEIDAEIQQQLTNEVKLFNRWSFDDVSVTDISLVDYIGVQPAKHATFVPHTAGRYSVKRFRKAQCPIVERLTNSLMMHGRNNGKKLMAVRIIKHAMEIIHLLTDANPIQVIIDAIVNSGPREDATRIGSAGVVRRQAVDISPLRRVNQAIFLLTTGAREAAFRNIKTIAECLADELINAAKGSSNSYAIKKKDEIERVAKANR; encoded by the exons ATGGCCGCAGCCGTAGAAATCGACGCTGAGATTCAGCAGCAGCTTACCAACGAGGTCAAGCTCTTCAACCGCTGGAGCTTCGATGATGTCTCG GTCACAGACATTAGTCTTGTTGACTACATTGGTGTTCAGCCTGCGAAACACGCGACCTTTGTTCCCCACACCGCTGGAAGATACTCTGTGAAGAGGTTCAGGAAGGCTCAATGCCCTATTGTTGAGAGGCTCACGAACTCTCTCATGATGCACGGAAGGAACAACGGTAAGAAGTTGATGGCTGTGAGGATCATCAAGCACGCCATGGAGATTATCCACCTCTTGACTGACGCCAACCCTATTCAAGTTATCATTGACGCCATTGTTAACAG TGGTCCACGTGAAGATGCTACCAGGATTGGATCTGCTGGTGTGGTTAGGAGGCAGGCCGTTGATATCTCTCCTCTAAGACGTGTGAACCAAGCTATCTTCCTGCTTACAACTGGTGCACGTGAAGCTGCCTTCAGAAACATCAAGACCATCGCTGAGTGCCTTGCTGATGAGCTCATTAATGCTGCCAAGGGATCTTCCAACAG CTATGCCATCAAGAAGAAAGATGAGATTGAGAGAGTTGCTAAGGCCAACCGTTAA
- the LOC106332504 gene encoding myosin heavy chain, skeletal muscle, adult, whose protein sequence is MTIDTFNYNTRCRGLLRTSSASKKMDEEEEEEKEGLRTVECLRGRLLAERQVSRSAKEEAELITKKMEELEEHLKEEIRLREKAEKRLKYLMRKLESIKGSRSSESSSEASCLSSVSTSASKEEEGEEEKETHENENVKEDKIDQATENVDSVEKKPSSKLKDGSSGEASVVASTSSHEGESQAGEDFLNWSDTV, encoded by the exons ATGACAATTGATACCTTCAATTACAACACAAGATGCAG AGGTCTACTGAGAACAAGCTCTGCAAGTAAGAAGATGGACGAAGAAGAAGAAGAAGAAAAGGAAGGTCTGAGAACTGTGGAGTGTCTAAGAGGGAGACTACTTGCAGAGAGGCAAGTTTCAAGGTCTGCTAAAGAAGAAGCAGAGCTCATTACCAAAAAG ATGGAGGAGCTGGAGGAACATCTGAAAGAAGAGATCAGATTAAGGGAAAAAGCAGAGAAGAGACTAAAGTATCTGATGAGAAAGCTTGAATCCATAAAAGGGTCACGCAGTTCTGAGAGTTCATCTGAAGCTTCTTGTTTGTCATCTGTTTCCACTTCAGCGTCCAAGGAAGAAGAAGGAGAAGAAGAAAAAGAAACCCATGAAAATGAAAATGTGAAGGAGGATAAAATTGATCAAGCAACTGAAAATGTTGATTCCGTGGAGAAAAAGCCAAGTTCAAAGCTCAAAGATGGTTCTTCTGGTGAAGCAAGTGTTGTTGCTTCAACCTCAAGTCATGAAGGAGAATCACAGGCTGGTGAAGATTTTTTAAACTGGTCAGATACAGTTTAA
- the LOC106328165 gene encoding serine/arginine-rich splicing factor RS2Z33 isoform X1, with product MPRYDDRYGNTRLYVGHLSSRTRTRDLERLFNRYGRVRDVDMKRDYAFVEFSDPRDADDARHYLDGRDFDGSRITVEFSRGAPRGSRDYDSRGPPPGAGRCFNCGVDGHWARDCTAGDWKNKCYRCGERGHIERNCKNSPKKLRRSGSYSRSPVRSRSPRRRRSPSRSRSLSRSRSYSRSRSPVKRRERSEEERSRSPKRMEDSLSPRGRDRSPIMDDEGSPRIIDGSPPPSPKLEKPAGSDHDGGSSPQDNGNGRNTVASPVVGRDSPREDRSPVDDDYEANRASPRGSESP from the exons ATGCCTAGATATGATGATCGTTACGGGAACACTCGTCTGTACGTTGGACACTTATCATCCAGAACTCGTACCAGAGACCTTGAACGCCTTTTCAACAGATACGGAAG AGTGCGAGATGTGGATATGAAGCGGGATTATGCTTTTGTT GAGTTTAGTGATCCCCGTGATGCTGATGACGCGAGACATTACTTGGATGGAAGAGACTTTGACGGAAGTCGCATCACCGTGGAGTTTTCAAGAGGG GCACCTCGTGGCTCTCGGGATTATGACAGCAGAGGCCCACCTCCTGGAGCAGGTCGCTGCTTTAACTGTGGTGTTGACGGTCATTGGGCCCGAGACTGCACTGCAGGAGACTGGAAGAACAAGTGTTACCGCTGTGGTGAAAGAGGACATATTGAGAGAAACTGCAAGAACAGTCCCAAGAAGCTCAG GCGGAGTGGAAGCTACTCCAGGTCACCTGTAAGATCCCGTTCTCCTCGCCGTAGAAGAAGCCCGAGCCGTAGCAGGAGTCTTAGCCGTAGCCGGAGCTACAG CCGATCAAGATCCCCTGTGAAAAGAAGAGAGAGAAGTGAAGAGGAGAGGTCTCGCAGTCCGAAGAGAATGGAGGACTCTCTATCGCCAAGAGGCAGAGACCGTAGTCCGATTATGGATGATGAAGGTAGCCCAAGGATTATAGACGGGAGCCCTCCACCTTCTCCAAAGCTTGAAAAGCCAGCAGGATCAGACCATGATGGTGGTAGCAGCCCTCAAGACAATGGGAATGGCAGAAACACTGTTGCCAGTCCCGTTGTGGGACGTGACAGTCCGAGAGAGGACAGAAGCCCCGTTGATGATGATTACGAGGCCAACCGTGCTTCCCCTAGAGGAAGCGAGTCACCTTGA
- the LOC106328165 gene encoding serine/arginine-rich splicing factor RS2Z33 isoform X2, producing MKRDYAFVEFSDPRDADDARHYLDGRDFDGSRITVEFSRGAPRGSRDYDSRGPPPGAGRCFNCGVDGHWARDCTAGDWKNKCYRCGERGHIERNCKNSPKKLRRSGSYSRSPVRSRSPRRRRSPSRSRSLSRSRSYSRSRSPVKRRERSEEERSRSPKRMEDSLSPRGRDRSPIMDDEGSPRIIDGSPPPSPKLEKPAGSDHDGGSSPQDNGNGRNTVASPVVGRDSPREDRSPVDDDYEANRASPRGSESP from the exons ATGAAGCGGGATTATGCTTTTGTT GAGTTTAGTGATCCCCGTGATGCTGATGACGCGAGACATTACTTGGATGGAAGAGACTTTGACGGAAGTCGCATCACCGTGGAGTTTTCAAGAGGG GCACCTCGTGGCTCTCGGGATTATGACAGCAGAGGCCCACCTCCTGGAGCAGGTCGCTGCTTTAACTGTGGTGTTGACGGTCATTGGGCCCGAGACTGCACTGCAGGAGACTGGAAGAACAAGTGTTACCGCTGTGGTGAAAGAGGACATATTGAGAGAAACTGCAAGAACAGTCCCAAGAAGCTCAG GCGGAGTGGAAGCTACTCCAGGTCACCTGTAAGATCCCGTTCTCCTCGCCGTAGAAGAAGCCCGAGCCGTAGCAGGAGTCTTAGCCGTAGCCGGAGCTACAG CCGATCAAGATCCCCTGTGAAAAGAAGAGAGAGAAGTGAAGAGGAGAGGTCTCGCAGTCCGAAGAGAATGGAGGACTCTCTATCGCCAAGAGGCAGAGACCGTAGTCCGATTATGGATGATGAAGGTAGCCCAAGGATTATAGACGGGAGCCCTCCACCTTCTCCAAAGCTTGAAAAGCCAGCAGGATCAGACCATGATGGTGGTAGCAGCCCTCAAGACAATGGGAATGGCAGAAACACTGTTGCCAGTCCCGTTGTGGGACGTGACAGTCCGAGAGAGGACAGAAGCCCCGTTGATGATGATTACGAGGCCAACCGTGCTTCCCCTAGAGGAAGCGAGTCACCTTGA
- the LOC106328930 gene encoding probable membrane-associated kinase regulator 3: MDLHEPETRTQVMSYDDDYIDMEINLSSSSTSHSSSFISFNVTSSPPQSREFEFQMCPSAVASGESTTCPADDLFYKGQLLPLHLPPRLQMVQKLLASSSSSTAAKDTPISPRAAAFLPGRFSSSEIEVRGQDELNENLGKSKKIKQSSITKKLKASRAYIRSLFSRQGCSDSSEIGIKNSKSSKNKNPLGKQEYSNPPLSHRSSFSGVIQRHSPAKCSSLSSSSRSSLSSSFSFGSNGSLDLQTLMRSSNASSEVDNSIEGAIKHCKQSFTTRKSNVAESEFSSSRTSVSTCGDIEK; this comes from the coding sequence ATGGATTTGCATGAACCTGAAACAAGAACACAAGTCATGTCTTATGATGATGATTACATAGACATGGAGATCAATCTCTCTTCTTCTTCTACTTCTCACTCCTCAAGCTTCATCAGCTTCAACGTCACCTCCTCGCCACCGCAAAGCAGAGAGTTCGAGTTCCAAATGTGCCCCTCCGCCGTAGCTTCCGGAGAATCCACCACGTGTCCCGCCGACGATCTCTTCTACAAAGGCCAACTCCTCCCTCTCCACCTCCCTCCTCGTCTCCAAATGGTCCAAAAGCTTCTCGCATCCTCCTCCTCCTCCACCGCCGCAAAAGATACTCCGATTTCCCCACGCGCCGCCGCATTTTTGCCAGGGAGATTCAGTAGCAGCGAGATCGAAGTAAGAGGCCAAGACGAGCTCAACGAGAATCTTGGAAAGAGCAAAAAGATTAAACAGTCATCGATAACTAAGAAGCTCAAGGCCTCACGTGCTTACATAAGATCTCTCTTCTCAAGACAAGGATGCTCAGATTCATCAGAGATCGGCATCAAGAACTCTAAATCCTCGAAAAACAAGAACCCACTAGGGAAACAAGAATACTCAAATCCTCCATTGAGTCACAGGAGTTCGTTCTCTGGTGTAATACAGAGACATTCTCCAGCAAAGTGTTCTTCCTTGTCTTCTTCCTCGAGGTCGTCGCTTTCGTCTTCGTTCAGTTTTGGATCAAACGGGTCTTTGGATCTACAGACGCTGATGAGAAGCAGCAACGCGAGCTCGGAGGTTGACAACTCCATTGAAGGAGCTATTAAGCATTGTAAGCAGTCGTTTACCACGAGGAAGAGCAATGTGGCTGAATCTGAGTTCTCTTCTTCAAGAACATCTGTTTCTACTTGCGGTGACATTGAGAAATGA